A stretch of the Thermus thermophilus genome encodes the following:
- a CDS encoding HPP family protein, whose amino-acid sequence MKVKDLMTQDPVVLGPEATLEEAARRILETRYGGFPVVDGEGRLLGVVQVEELLPHPENVPFSDVEALQLFGEWVDEDVLAEIYRRYQRTPVKAVMRTEIPKVHPEDPLGKALKVVLTTGLRHLPVVDEKGKVVGILTRSDFLKLILGRS is encoded by the coding sequence ATGAAGGTCAAGGACCTGATGACCCAAGACCCCGTGGTCCTGGGGCCGGAGGCCACCTTGGAGGAGGCCGCCCGCAGGATCCTGGAGACCCGCTACGGGGGCTTCCCCGTGGTGGACGGGGAGGGGAGGCTGCTCGGCGTGGTCCAGGTGGAGGAGCTTCTGCCCCACCCGGAGAACGTTCCCTTCTCCGACGTGGAGGCCCTGCAGCTTTTCGGGGAGTGGGTGGACGAGGACGTCCTGGCGGAGATCTACCGCCGCTACCAGCGCACCCCCGTGAAGGCGGTGATGCGCACGGAGATCCCCAAGGTCCACCCCGAGGACCCCCTGGGCAAGGCCCTCAAGGTGGTCCTCACGACCGGCCTACGCCACCTCCCGGTGGTGGACGAGAAGGGCAAGGTGGTGGGCATCCTCACCCGGAGCGACTTCTTGAAGCTCATCCTAGGGAGGAGTTGA
- a CDS encoding rhomboid family intramembrane serine protease, translating to MIPLHDINPARRPALVVRSLVALNVAAFLLELLLGPTQVVAKMGFVPALFFQDPLGEGYRVLTSMFLHGGLFHLLSNMWFLWVFGDNVEDRMGGERFLLFYLLGGVAAALAQALFMPASTVPMIGASGAVSAVLGAYYVLFPRAYVITLVWFVLPFTLALPAGFYLGYWAFLQLVQGLLGVPGIAFWAHLGGFVFGVAAVRAFLPRRWGW from the coding sequence ATGATCCCCCTGCATGACATCAACCCCGCGCGCCGCCCCGCCCTGGTGGTCCGGTCCCTGGTGGCCCTGAACGTGGCCGCCTTCCTCCTGGAGCTCCTTCTCGGGCCCACCCAGGTGGTGGCCAAGATGGGCTTCGTCCCCGCCCTCTTCTTCCAAGACCCCCTGGGCGAGGGGTACCGGGTCCTCACCAGCATGTTCCTCCACGGGGGCCTTTTCCACCTCCTCTCCAACATGTGGTTCCTCTGGGTGTTCGGGGACAACGTGGAGGATCGGATGGGAGGGGAGCGCTTCCTCCTCTTCTACCTCCTCGGCGGGGTGGCGGCGGCCCTGGCCCAGGCCCTGTTCATGCCCGCCTCCACCGTGCCCATGATCGGGGCGAGCGGGGCGGTCTCCGCCGTCCTTGGGGCCTATTACGTCCTCTTCCCCCGGGCCTACGTGATCACCCTGGTCTGGTTCGTCCTGCCCTTCACCCTGGCCCTGCCCGCGGGCTTTTACCTGGGGTACTGGGCCTTCCTCCAGCTGGTGCAGGGGCTTTTGGGCGTGCCGGGCATCGCCTTCTGGGCCCACCTCGGCGGGTTCGTCTTCGGCGTGGCGGCGGTGCGCGCGTTCCTTCCCCGAAGGTGGGGCTGGTAG
- a CDS encoding SDH family Clp fold serine proteinase translates to MDIFFQLFWLFFILSALSPYFQQQWLLGARTRKIAELERQRKSRVITLIHRQEAVSFLGIPISRYINIDDSEQVLRAIRLTDKNVPIDLILHTPGGLVLAAEQIAEALLRHPAKVTVFVPHYAMSGGTLIALAADEIVMDENAVLGPVDPQLGQYPAASILKVLEKKPISEIDDQTLILADVAEKALRQVKATVKNLLKKHMPEEKAEEVATLLSQGTWTHDYPIDVEQARSLGLPVSTEMPREVYELMELYPQAQGQRPSVQYVPLPYRQGPPR, encoded by the coding sequence ATGGACATCTTTTTCCAGCTCTTTTGGCTTTTCTTCATCCTCTCTGCCCTCTCCCCCTACTTCCAGCAGCAGTGGCTCCTCGGGGCCAGGACCCGCAAGATCGCCGAGCTGGAGAGGCAGCGGAAAAGCCGGGTCATCACCCTCATCCACCGCCAGGAGGCGGTGAGCTTTCTGGGAATCCCCATCTCCCGCTATATCAACATTGACGACTCAGAGCAGGTCCTGAGGGCCATCCGCCTCACGGACAAGAACGTGCCCATAGACCTCATCCTCCACACCCCAGGGGGCCTGGTGCTGGCGGCGGAGCAGATCGCCGAGGCCCTCCTCCGCCACCCCGCCAAGGTGACGGTCTTCGTGCCCCACTACGCCATGTCCGGGGGGACGCTCATCGCCCTCGCCGCCGACGAGATCGTCATGGACGAGAACGCCGTCTTGGGCCCCGTGGACCCCCAGCTCGGCCAGTACCCGGCGGCGAGCATCCTCAAGGTCCTGGAGAAAAAGCCCATCTCCGAGATTGACGACCAGACCCTGATCCTCGCCGACGTGGCGGAGAAGGCCCTTAGGCAGGTGAAGGCCACGGTGAAGAACCTCCTCAAGAAGCACATGCCCGAGGAGAAGGCGGAGGAGGTGGCCACCCTTCTCTCCCAGGGCACCTGGACCCACGACTACCCCATTGACGTGGAGCAGGCCCGGAGCCTGGGGCTTCCCGTATCCACGGAGATGCCCCGGGAGGTCTACGAGCTCATGGAGCTCTACCCCCAAGCCCAAGGCCAAAGGCCCAGCGTCCAGTACGTGCCCCTGCCTTACCGCCAGGGTCCGCCGCGATGA
- a CDS encoding phosphate-starvation-inducible PsiE family protein has translation MNGRNGSLTSSSSVSQDLLLRAYRRAIRLVFNLVVVALLVGLFVGVWRTFLELGLTLTEPTVRLGLKELVTNVLSLVIVLELVRAFVEYFEVERVRLEILLEIGIALALRELLLLLYEARLSGMDLFFWSLGILALVAGRTLAVQFSPRRAG, from the coding sequence ATGAACGGGCGGAACGGGTCTTTAACCTCCTCCTCTAGCGTGAGCCAGGACCTTTTGCTCCGAGCCTACCGGAGGGCCATCCGCCTCGTGTTCAACCTGGTGGTGGTGGCCCTCCTCGTGGGCCTTTTCGTGGGAGTCTGGCGCACCTTCTTGGAGCTCGGCCTCACCCTCACGGAGCCCACGGTGCGCCTGGGGCTAAAAGAGCTCGTCACCAACGTCCTCTCCCTCGTCATCGTCTTGGAGCTGGTCCGGGCCTTCGTGGAGTACTTTGAGGTGGAACGGGTGCGCTTGGAGATCCTCCTGGAGATCGGGATCGCCCTGGCCCTGCGGGAGCTGCTTCTCCTTCTGTATGAGGCCCGGCTTTCCGGTATGGACCTCTTTTTCTGGAGCCTGGGGATCCTGGCCCTCGTGGCCGGACGCACCCTGGCGGTGCAGTTCTCCCCGAGGAGGGCAGGATGA
- the dnaB gene encoding replicative DNA helicase gives MEGRIPPHSLEAEQSVLGAILLDYQVLDEIEGLLPTPEAFYAEAHRKIYAAMQGLRAEGSPVDLVTLAEELSRRGELDGVGGVSYLVQLSEATPTAAYAEHYARIVAEKWTLRRLIQAAGEAMRLAYEEAGSLDEILDQAGKRILEVALAQTEVEARSMRELVHETFEHIEALFQNKGETAGVRTGFKELDQLIGTLAPGSLNIIAARPAMGKTAFALTIAQHAALKEGVGVGIYSLEMPAAQLVLRMMCSEARIDMNRVRLGQLSDRDFSRLVDVAGRLSEAPIFIDDTPDLTLMELRARARRLRSQHNVGLIIIDYLQLMSGPGGGQKGENRQQEIAAISRGLKALARELGVPVIALSQLSRAVEARPNKRPMLSDLRESGSIEQDADLVMFIYRDEYYNPHSEKAGIAEIIVGKQRNGPTGTVELQFHAQHVRFNDLAKEP, from the coding sequence ATGGAAGGCCGTATCCCCCCCCACAGCCTCGAGGCGGAGCAGAGCGTCCTAGGGGCGATCCTCCTGGACTATCAAGTCCTGGACGAGATTGAGGGCCTGCTCCCCACCCCCGAGGCCTTCTACGCCGAGGCCCACCGCAAGATCTACGCCGCCATGCAGGGCCTAAGGGCCGAGGGCAGCCCCGTGGACCTGGTGACCCTTGCCGAGGAGCTTTCCCGCCGGGGGGAGCTGGACGGGGTGGGCGGGGTGAGCTACCTGGTGCAGCTTTCCGAGGCCACCCCCACCGCCGCCTACGCCGAGCACTACGCCCGCATCGTGGCGGAGAAGTGGACCCTGCGCAGGCTCATCCAGGCGGCCGGGGAGGCCATGCGCCTGGCCTACGAGGAGGCGGGAAGCCTGGACGAGATCCTGGACCAGGCGGGGAAGCGGATCCTGGAGGTGGCCCTGGCCCAGACGGAGGTGGAGGCCCGCTCCATGCGGGAGCTCGTCCACGAGACCTTTGAGCACATTGAGGCCCTCTTCCAGAACAAGGGGGAGACCGCCGGGGTGCGCACGGGCTTCAAGGAGCTGGACCAGCTCATCGGTACCCTCGCTCCCGGCTCCCTGAACATCATCGCCGCCCGCCCCGCCATGGGGAAGACCGCCTTCGCCCTCACCATCGCCCAGCACGCCGCCCTCAAGGAGGGGGTGGGGGTGGGGATCTACTCCCTGGAGATGCCCGCGGCCCAGCTCGTCCTCCGGATGATGTGCTCCGAGGCCCGCATTGACATGAACCGGGTCCGGCTCGGCCAGCTTTCCGACCGGGACTTCTCCCGCCTCGTGGACGTGGCGGGCCGGCTTTCCGAGGCCCCCATCTTCATTGACGACACCCCCGACCTCACCCTCATGGAACTCCGCGCCCGGGCCCGGAGGCTCAGGAGCCAGCACAACGTGGGCCTAATCATCATAGACTACCTTCAGCTTATGTCGGGCCCCGGAGGGGGGCAGAAGGGGGAAAACCGGCAGCAGGAGATCGCCGCCATCTCCAGGGGGCTCAAGGCCTTGGCCCGGGAGCTCGGCGTGCCGGTGATCGCCTTGAGCCAGCTCTCCCGGGCGGTGGAGGCGCGGCCCAACAAGCGCCCCATGCTCTCCGACCTCAGGGAGTCGGGCTCCATTGAGCAGGACGCCGACCTGGTGATGTTCATCTACCGGGACGAGTACTACAACCCCCACTCGGAGAAGGCGGGGATCGCCGAAATCATCGTGGGCAAGCAGAGGAACGGCCCCACGGGGACCGTGGAGCTCCAGTTCCACGCCCAGCACGTGCGCTTCAACGACCTGGCCAAGGAGCCCTAG
- a CDS encoding transglycosylase SLT domain-containing protein, producing MRWLLLLFLLAACQAQGLPEPYATLERGGKEALRQVALRAEGYAGLLAGWLLVGEEDLPLAERAEYAWRYALFLEEVRAFEPGWEAEAAWRVAAPLLERAGDGRAFSAWARLLPKEEAVLALLRLGQGEGLWEALFRGRAYEPLLKALPEGTRPDLRAQALYRLGRYGEALPHYRAWAEEDPRGYLGLGYALWRLGRREEALQAFARYDHPESRLAQGRLLEGMGRVEEALSRYLASTPEGLWRATALLERLGRKEEALGVYLRLARGESPYADDAALRAYLLAGELGNGEARQEAYARLEGGLGLLVGKTPSPPALAPPASLPPEASLVEALVRAGKAAWARGEVRYALWRRPKDWPALVPLLYRLGAYREGIRAAWPTALAYPRAYRAWVEAYAGREGLDPDLLFALLHVESRFDPKAVSPTGALGLAQFLRSTWADVARMLGEPPADPFDPEASIRYAARYLRWLLERCAAFSGVERLACAVTAYNGGIGYTLRGIAREGGLYAFLRFQERDEPREYLAKVLSAYAAYKAIP from the coding sequence GTGCGCTGGCTCCTTCTCCTCTTTCTCCTTGCCGCCTGCCAGGCCCAGGGCCTGCCCGAGCCCTACGCCACCCTGGAAAGGGGAGGGAAGGAAGCCCTCCGCCAGGTGGCCCTTAGGGCCGAGGGGTACGCGGGCCTCCTCGCGGGCTGGCTCCTGGTGGGCGAGGAAGACCTCCCCCTCGCCGAACGGGCGGAGTACGCCTGGCGCTACGCCCTCTTCCTGGAAGAGGTGCGGGCCTTTGAGCCGGGCTGGGAGGCGGAGGCGGCCTGGCGGGTGGCGGCCCCCCTCCTGGAAAGGGCGGGGGACGGGAGGGCCTTTTCCGCCTGGGCGAGGCTTCTTCCTAAAGAGGAGGCCGTGCTGGCCCTCCTCCGCCTTGGCCAGGGGGAGGGGCTCTGGGAGGCCCTCTTCCGCGGCCGGGCGTACGAGCCCCTCCTCAAGGCCCTCCCCGAGGGGACAAGGCCCGACCTCCGCGCCCAGGCCCTCTACCGCCTGGGCCGCTACGGGGAGGCCCTTCCCCACTACCGGGCCTGGGCGGAAGAGGACCCGAGGGGCTACCTGGGCCTGGGCTACGCCCTCTGGCGGCTCGGGAGGCGAGAGGAGGCCCTTCAGGCCTTCGCCCGCTACGACCACCCGGAAAGCCGCCTGGCCCAAGGCCGCCTCCTGGAGGGGATGGGGCGGGTGGAGGAGGCCCTTTCCCGCTACCTGGCGAGCACCCCGGAGGGGCTTTGGCGGGCCACGGCCCTGCTTGAGCGCCTGGGGCGGAAGGAGGAAGCCCTCGGGGTCTACCTCCGCCTCGCCCGGGGGGAAAGCCCCTACGCCGACGATGCCGCCCTCCGCGCCTACCTCCTCGCCGGGGAGCTCGGGAATGGAGAGGCGCGGCAGGAGGCCTACGCCCGCCTCGAGGGGGGCCTGGGCCTCCTCGTGGGGAAGACCCCGTCCCCCCCGGCCCTAGCCCCTCCGGCTTCCTTACCCCCCGAGGCCTCCCTGGTGGAGGCCCTGGTCCGGGCGGGCAAGGCGGCCTGGGCCCGGGGGGAGGTGCGCTACGCCCTCTGGAGGCGCCCAAAGGACTGGCCCGCCCTCGTCCCCCTCCTCTACCGCCTGGGGGCCTATCGGGAGGGGATCCGGGCCGCCTGGCCCACGGCCCTCGCCTACCCCAGGGCCTACCGGGCGTGGGTGGAGGCCTACGCGGGGAGGGAGGGGCTGGACCCCGACCTCCTCTTCGCCCTCCTCCACGTGGAAAGCCGCTTTGACCCTAAGGCGGTGAGCCCCACGGGAGCCTTGGGCCTCGCCCAGTTCCTCAGGAGCACCTGGGCGGACGTGGCCCGGATGCTGGGGGAGCCCCCCGCCGACCCCTTTGACCCCGAGGCCAGCATCCGCTACGCCGCCCGCTACCTCCGGTGGCTCCTAGAGCGGTGCGCCGCCTTTTCCGGCGTGGAACGGCTTGCCTGTGCCGTCACCGCCTACAACGGGGGGATCGGCTACACCCTAAGGGGCATCGCCCGGGAGGGGGGCCTCTACGCCTTCCTCCGCTTCCAGGAGCGGGACGAACCGCGGGAGTACCTCGCCAAGGTGCTCTCCGCCTACGCCGCCTACAAGGCTATTCCTTAG
- a CDS encoding cation:proton antiporter codes for MHGAEHLLEIFYLLLAAQVMAFIFKRLNQPVVIGEVLAGVLVGPALLGLVHEGEVLEFLAELGAVFLLFMVGLETRLRDILAVGKEAFLVAVLGVALPFLGGYLYGLEIGFETLPALFLGTALVATSVGITARVLQELGVLSRPYSRIILGAAVIDDVLGLIVLAVVNGVAQTGQVEVGAIARLILLSVVFVGLAVFLSTLIARLPLERLPVGSPLGFALALGVGMAALAASIGLAPIVGAFLGGMLLSEVREKYRLEEPVFAIESFLAPLFFAMVGVRLELAALASPVVLVAGTVVTVIAILGKVLGGFLGALTQGVRSALTVGVGMAPRGEVGLIVAALGLKAGAVNEEEYAIVLFMVVFTTLFAPFALKLLIAWTERERAAKE; via the coding sequence ATGCACGGCGCGGAACACCTGTTGGAGATCTTCTATCTCCTTCTCGCGGCCCAGGTGATGGCCTTTATCTTCAAGCGCCTGAACCAGCCCGTGGTCATCGGGGAGGTGCTCGCGGGCGTGCTGGTGGGGCCCGCCCTTTTGGGCCTGGTGCACGAGGGGGAGGTCCTGGAGTTTCTGGCGGAGCTTGGGGCGGTCTTCCTCCTCTTCATGGTGGGCCTGGAAACCCGCCTCAGGGACATCCTGGCGGTGGGGAAGGAGGCCTTTTTGGTGGCCGTTTTGGGGGTAGCCCTGCCCTTCCTGGGGGGGTACCTCTACGGCCTAGAGATCGGGTTTGAAACCCTCCCCGCCCTCTTCCTCGGCACCGCCTTGGTGGCCACCAGCGTGGGCATCACCGCCCGGGTCCTCCAGGAGCTCGGGGTCCTTTCCCGTCCCTACTCCCGGATCATCCTGGGGGCGGCGGTGATTGACGACGTCCTGGGCCTCATCGTCCTCGCGGTGGTGAACGGCGTGGCCCAGACGGGCCAGGTGGAGGTGGGGGCCATCGCCCGGCTCATCCTCCTCTCCGTGGTCTTCGTGGGGCTTGCCGTCTTCCTCTCCACCCTCATCGCCCGCCTGCCCCTAGAGCGGCTTCCCGTGGGGAGCCCCTTGGGCTTTGCCCTCGCCTTGGGCGTGGGGATGGCGGCCCTGGCGGCCAGTATCGGCCTCGCCCCCATCGTGGGGGCCTTTTTGGGGGGAATGCTCCTTTCCGAGGTGCGGGAGAAGTACCGCCTCGAGGAGCCCGTCTTCGCCATAGAGAGCTTCCTCGCTCCCCTCTTCTTCGCCATGGTGGGGGTTAGGCTGGAGCTCGCCGCCTTGGCGAGCCCCGTGGTGCTGGTGGCGGGGACGGTGGTCACGGTGATCGCCATCCTGGGGAAGGTCCTCGGGGGCTTCCTCGGGGCCCTCACCCAGGGGGTGCGGAGCGCCCTCACCGTGGGGGTGGGCATGGCCCCCCGGGGGGAGGTGGGGCTCATCGTGGCCGCCTTGGGCCTCAAGGCGGGCGCGGTGAACGAGGAGGAGTACGCCATCGTTCTCTTCATGGTGGTCTTCACGACCCTCTTCGCCCCCTTCGCCCTCAAACTCCTCATCGCCTGGACGGAGAGGGAGCGCGCCGCTAAGGAATAG
- a CDS encoding DUF1931 family protein: MLMKVAEFERLFRQAAGLDVDKNDLKRVSDFLRNKLYDLLVVAERNARYNGRDLIFEPDLPITKGLQETLQEFRRMDTALELKPVLDALAALPPLDLEVSEDVRNLLPELAGALVVAYARVLKELDPALKNPQTEHHERAERVFNLLL; this comes from the coding sequence ATGTTGATGAAGGTGGCCGAGTTTGAAAGGCTCTTCCGCCAGGCCGCGGGCCTGGACGTGGACAAGAACGACCTCAAGCGGGTTTCCGACTTCCTGCGCAATAAACTCTACGACCTCCTGGTGGTGGCGGAGCGGAACGCCCGGTACAACGGGCGCGACCTGATCTTTGAGCCCGACCTGCCCATCACCAAGGGGCTCCAGGAGACCCTGCAGGAGTTCCGCCGCATGGACACCGCCCTGGAGCTCAAGCCCGTGCTGGACGCCTTGGCGGCCCTGCCGCCTTTGGACCTCGAGGTCTCCGAGGACGTGCGGAACCTCCTGCCTGAGCTGGCCGGGGCCCTGGTGGTGGCCTACGCCCGAGTGCTCAAGGAGCTGGACCCCGCCCTCAAGAACCCCCAGACGGAGCACCATGAACGGGCGGAACGGGTCTTTAACCTCCTCCTCTAG
- a CDS encoding cation:proton antiporter regulatory subunit, which yields MKVEEVVLPGVGRKYTITVKSGDRIVIVVHSSGKRELQYFEAGEEDEPTVALDLTDEEARELGAILAGVLFHPEAVGDTRSKLGAKVIEWVKVLPGSKLVGKRVGDLALPPGAHLLAVDRPGAPLIPHPGPDVVLEVGDTLVVAGSREAVEALKGNF from the coding sequence ATGAAGGTAGAGGAAGTGGTTCTTCCCGGTGTGGGGCGCAAGTACACCATCACGGTGAAGAGCGGGGACCGGATCGTCATCGTGGTGCACAGCTCCGGTAAGCGGGAGCTTCAGTACTTTGAGGCGGGCGAGGAGGACGAGCCCACCGTGGCCCTGGACCTTACGGACGAAGAGGCGAGGGAGCTTGGGGCCATCCTGGCCGGGGTCCTCTTCCACCCCGAGGCCGTGGGGGACACGCGGAGCAAGCTGGGGGCCAAGGTGATTGAGTGGGTCAAGGTCCTTCCCGGCTCTAAGCTTGTGGGGAAGAGGGTCGGGGACCTCGCCCTGCCCCCGGGGGCCCACCTCCTCGCGGTGGACCGGCCCGGGGCCCCCCTCATCCCCCACCCCGGCCCGGACGTGGTCTTAGAGGTGGGGGACACCCTGGTGGTGGCGGGGAGCCGGGAGGCGGTGGAGGCCCTGAAAGGGAACTTCTGA
- a CDS encoding cation:proton antiporter, with translation MHPSLEAFALAAGLLALGAALVHRYGFPPLPVYLLTGLVVGERLPVEDLEPLPSLGLLLLLFSVGLEFGPDRLRELSGKALRAGFFDALALPLGFLLGLLAGLDLRGALLLAGVVYISSSAVIVKLIIDLRRAANPESEVVLGVLVLEDLIIALLLALLGGQGPVGFLGGVALALAYLLFARFLGPRLVRFMEGLSDELVLLLGAAFTAGTALLFHAVGASEGVGAFLSGVIAAGLGLRERLEHLFGPVRDLGVALFFLVVGAEALGLLRGLTPWAVGLVLLGLLLKLPLNHLGGARAGLGRKRRLYSALYLVPRGEFNLVLGALALQQGYPLVAQVAVLLVLVSVPLGALLIRYAPGIAQALYPEARPGKRAKRAEGSPVE, from the coding sequence ATGCACCCTTCCCTCGAGGCCTTCGCCCTGGCCGCGGGGCTTCTGGCCCTGGGTGCGGCCCTGGTGCACCGCTATGGTTTCCCTCCCCTCCCCGTCTACCTCCTCACGGGGCTTGTGGTGGGGGAGAGGCTTCCCGTGGAGGATCTGGAGCCCCTCCCCTCCTTGGGGCTTTTGCTCCTCCTCTTTTCCGTGGGGCTGGAGTTCGGCCCGGACCGGCTCCGGGAGCTTTCGGGGAAGGCCCTGCGGGCAGGGTTTTTTGACGCCCTGGCCCTCCCCCTGGGTTTCCTCCTCGGCCTCCTCGCCGGGCTGGACCTGAGGGGGGCCCTCCTCCTTGCCGGGGTGGTCTACATCAGCTCCAGCGCCGTCATCGTCAAGCTCATCATTGACCTGCGCCGCGCCGCCAACCCCGAAAGCGAGGTGGTCCTCGGGGTCTTGGTCCTGGAGGACCTCATCATCGCCCTCCTCCTCGCCCTCCTGGGCGGCCAGGGGCCCGTGGGCTTCCTCGGGGGGGTGGCCCTGGCCCTCGCCTACCTCCTCTTCGCCCGCTTCCTGGGCCCGAGGCTCGTCCGCTTCATGGAGGGGCTTTCCGACGAGCTCGTCCTCCTCCTCGGGGCCGCCTTCACCGCGGGCACCGCCCTCCTCTTCCACGCCGTGGGGGCCTCGGAGGGGGTAGGGGCCTTCCTCTCCGGGGTCATCGCCGCGGGGCTTGGCCTCAGGGAGAGGCTTGAGCACCTCTTCGGGCCGGTGCGGGACCTCGGGGTGGCCCTCTTCTTCCTCGTGGTGGGGGCGGAGGCCTTGGGCCTCCTTCGGGGGCTTACCCCCTGGGCGGTGGGGCTTGTCCTCCTGGGCCTCCTTCTCAAGCTCCCCCTGAACCACCTGGGTGGGGCGAGGGCGGGGCTTGGCCGGAAGCGGCGGCTCTACAGCGCCCTCTACCTCGTGCCCCGGGGCGAGTTCAACCTGGTCTTAGGCGCCTTGGCCCTGCAGCAGGGCTACCCCCTGGTGGCCCAGGTGGCCGTGCTCCTGGTCCTGGTCTCCGTCCCCTTGGGGGCCCTCCTCATCCGCTACGCCCCCGGGATCGCCCAGGCCCTCTACCCGGAAGCGCGCCCCGGGAAGAGGGCGAAGAGGGCCGAAGGAAGCCCTGTAGAATGA
- a CDS encoding protoglobin domain-containing protein has product MDPGELLELLKRRTGFTEAHAALLRELGEVMVPIAHEVALAFYDYLGRDPELGAILHAEPGRVERLYRTFARWYGELFSGVYDRAYAERRRRIGLVHARLGIGPRAMIPAMGLVQELSLEHMRMALRGHEVYSAVEAFEKLVAVEVALIEESYLEALSLGLSLGHRDLAQALKAGASALLSRA; this is encoded by the coding sequence GTGGACCCCGGGGAACTTTTGGAACTCCTCAAGCGCCGTACGGGCTTCACCGAGGCCCACGCCGCCCTCCTTAGGGAGCTCGGTGAGGTCATGGTCCCCATCGCCCACGAGGTGGCCCTGGCCTTCTACGACTACCTGGGGCGGGACCCGGAGCTTGGCGCCATCCTCCACGCCGAGCCGGGGCGGGTGGAGAGGCTCTACCGGACCTTCGCCCGCTGGTACGGCGAGCTCTTCTCGGGGGTCTATGACCGGGCCTACGCCGAGCGGAGGCGGCGCATCGGCCTGGTGCACGCCCGGCTCGGCATCGGCCCCCGGGCCATGATCCCCGCCATGGGCCTCGTCCAGGAGCTCTCCTTGGAGCACATGCGCATGGCCCTGAGGGGGCACGAGGTCTACAGCGCCGTGGAGGCCTTTGAGAAGCTCGTGGCCGTGGAGGTGGCCCTGATTGAGGAGAGCTACCTCGAGGCCCTCTCCTTAGGCCTTTCCCTGGGGCACCGGGACCTCGCCCAAGCCCTCAAGGCAGGGGCCTCAGCCCTCCTCTCCCGGGCCTAG